One genomic window of Camelina sativa cultivar DH55 chromosome 5, Cs, whole genome shotgun sequence includes the following:
- the LOC104789274 gene encoding probable F-box protein At5g47300 has translation MKKMKKTKKENEDKGLKRKRSCGVLRLKSEEEKKTLNNNHSRRHFLPCERSHLLLIMSDLPKDLVEEILCRVPATYLSQLRYACKRWNRLFTKKRFTRKHLDKAAKQFLVLMSEQCYRVYLMSINFNGVPSVEIKGKHGLTGPQGDFEIFKVSHCDGLLLCNNGEYNRIVVWNPCTGQTRWIQPTKIGSYALGSYQDNEYGNTSYKILSCCDGDKNAFEIYEFNTNLWRTLDVNLDCELEYDDCGMSLKGKTYWFASDENEEQLGMFLVSFDYTTELFARLVLPCQSLYNKAFSLSVVREEKLSVLLKHRDTSRTEIWMTNKIDETKVVSWSKFLTVDLKPELRIFGHISFLVDEEKKFIVLCHLVVRSGVRIKQVVYIVGEDNNVKQVHSGFASSLPNLFDYIPSLTQF, from the exons atgaagaagatgaagaagacgaagaaggagaaCGAAGACAAAGgatt aaaaaggaaacggTCGTGTGGGgtgttaagacttaagagtgaagaagaaaaaaaaaccctaaataacAATCATAGCCGCCGGCACTTTCTTCCGTGTGAGAGATCACATTTGCTGCTAATTATGTCGGATCTTCCCAAAGATTTGGTAGAAGAGATACTCTGTCGCGTTCCAGCCACGTATCTGAGCCAATTACGATATGCATGCAAACGATGGAACAGATTATTCACCAAGAAGAGATTCACAAGAAAGCATTTGGACAAAGCCGCAAAACAGTTTCTGGTTCTCATGTCGGAGCAGTGCTATAGGGTTTATTTGATGAGCATCAATTTTAACGGTGTTCCATCTGTAGAGATCAAAGGTAAACACGGCCTAACTGGCCCTCAAGGTGACTTCGAGATTTTTAAAGTCTCTCACTGCGACGGTTTATTGTTATGCAACAACGGAGAATACAACAGAAtcgtggtttggaacccgtgTACTGGTCAAACCAGGTGGATCCAACCAACAAAGATAGGTTCTTATGCTCTTGGATCCTACCAAGACAACGAATATGGCAATACTAGCTACAAGATCTTGTCTTGTTGTGATGGTGACAAGAACGCATTTGAAATCTATGAGTTCAACACTAATTTATGGAGGACTCTTGATGTTAATTTGGACTGCGAATTGGAATATGATGACTGTGGCATGTCTTTGAAGGGAAAGACTTACTGGTTTGCTTCAGATGAAAATGAGGAACAGCTCGGCATGTTTTTAGTAAGTTTTGACTATACAACAGAACTATTTGCACGTTTGGTTCTTCCATGTCAGAGTCTTTACAATAAGGCCTTCTCTCTAAGCGTTGTTAGAGAAGAGAAACTTTCTGTGTTATTAAAGCATAGAGATACATCAAGAACAGAGATATGGATGACAAATAAGATCGATGAGACCAAAGTTGTGTCGTGGAGCAAGTTTTTAACAGTGGATTTGAAACCTGAACTTCGTATTTTCGGCCATATAAGTTTTTTGGTGGATGAGGAGAAGAAATTTATTGTGTTGTGTCATTTGGTAGTGAGAAGTGGAGTTCGCATTAAACAGGTGGTATACATTGTGGGAGAGGACAATAATGTAAAACAGGTGCATTCTGGATTCGCATCATCTCTGCcaaatttgtttgattatattCCAAGTTTGACTCAGTTCTAG